The following are encoded in a window of Streptomyces sp. SAT1 genomic DNA:
- a CDS encoding TetR/AcrR family transcriptional regulator encodes MVKAAGARGAARTSVWLAGRERRGGRGGGQPSGLDRERITAATVRLLDADGLAAFSMRRLAAELNVTAMSVYWYVDTKDDLLELALDAAFAELRLPEAEAGADWREEVRSLAAEYRAQLVRHPWVSPLYGRYLNIGPNHLAFSRAVMGVIGRTGLPEHRVAGAIAAVFQFVYGYGTIEGQFLNRFADSDMSADDYHRQAMREALEHRTAADVMRRSKEISDARGGDTVAEMLDRDFAFALDLLVAGIEAMVARGG; translated from the coding sequence ATGGTGAAGGCAGCGGGAGCCAGGGGCGCGGCCCGGACCAGTGTCTGGCTGGCGGGCAGGGAGCGCCGGGGCGGGCGCGGCGGCGGGCAGCCGTCCGGGCTCGACCGGGAGCGGATCACCGCGGCCACCGTGCGGCTGCTGGACGCCGACGGGCTGGCCGCGTTCTCCATGCGCCGGCTCGCCGCCGAGCTGAACGTCACCGCGATGTCCGTCTACTGGTACGTCGACACCAAGGACGACCTCCTCGAACTCGCCCTCGACGCCGCCTTCGCCGAGCTGCGCCTGCCCGAGGCGGAGGCCGGCGCGGACTGGCGCGAGGAGGTGCGCTCGCTCGCCGCCGAGTACCGCGCGCAGCTGGTGCGCCACCCCTGGGTGTCCCCGCTGTACGGCCGCTACCTGAACATCGGCCCGAACCACCTGGCCTTCTCGCGTGCGGTGATGGGTGTCATCGGCCGCACCGGACTGCCCGAGCACCGGGTGGCCGGCGCCATCGCGGCCGTCTTCCAGTTCGTCTACGGCTACGGCACGATCGAGGGCCAGTTCCTGAACCGGTTCGCGGACAGCGACATGAGCGCGGACGACTACCACCGGCAGGCGATGCGCGAGGCGCTGGAGCACCGGACGGCGGCGGACGTCATGCGGCGGTCCAAGGAGATCAGCGACGCCCGCGGCGGCGACACCGTCGCGGAGATGCTCGACCGCGACTTCGCCTTCGCCCTCGACCTGCTGGTCGCGGGCATCGAGGCGATGGTCGCCCGCGGCGGCTGA
- a CDS encoding STAS domain-containing protein gives MTHIPSPCRVRDVPGRGTLFVLPPEIDLSNAPALCAGVLAHAAARPARLRLLVLDLTQTEFMDSQGARLVLDVLHRLPPHIRLRVAAAPYGIPRRVLEVTGVRRDVPVYDDPEQALRA, from the coding sequence ATGACCCACATCCCGAGCCCGTGCCGGGTGCGTGACGTGCCCGGCCGCGGCACGCTGTTCGTCCTGCCGCCCGAGATCGACCTGTCCAACGCCCCCGCCCTGTGCGCCGGTGTCCTCGCGCACGCGGCCGCCCGCCCCGCCCGGCTGCGCCTGCTGGTGCTGGACCTCACCCAGACCGAGTTCATGGACTCCCAGGGCGCCCGGCTGGTCCTCGACGTCCTGCACCGGCTGCCCCCGCACATCCGGCTGCGGGTCGCGGCGGCCCCGTACGGCATCCCCCGCCGCGTCCTGGAGGTCACCGGCGTGCGCCGGGACGTACCGGTGTACGACGACCCGGAGCAGGCGCTGCGGGCCTGA
- a CDS encoding MFS transporter produces MTHRQIMEALSGLLLGMFVAILSSTIVSNALPKIIGDLGGGQSAYTWVVTAALLSMTASTPLWGKLADLYSKKALVQIALIIYVVASMAAGLSQNPGMLIVCRVVQGVGVGGLSALAQIVMAAMISPRERGRYSGYLGATFAVATVGGPLLGGVITDTSWLGWRWCFYVGVPFAILALVVLQKTLHLPVVKRDVKVDWAGATMIAAAVSLLLIWVTFAGDKYDWLSWQSAVMVGGSIVLGLLFVLIESRAAEPIIPLRLFRNRTITLASLASLFVGVAMFTGTVFFSQYFQLARGKTPTMSGVLTIPMIGGLFVSSTVSGQFITRTGRWKAWLVSGGVLVTAGLGLLGTIRYDTDYWKMAIFMALLGLGIGMMMQNLVLCTQNQVDPSDLGSASSTVTFFRSLGGAVGVSALGAVLAHRITDYVKDGLAGLDPKYQAAMGGSSTGTIPDVAKLPAPLRTVIESAYGHGIADIFLIAGCMAAIAFLITLFIKEVPLRTRGGLAQSAEGEPAPVDPVAAPAVAEAQEQAPLAAADQFAAPAEDKVPSWATAAATTETGPEGTQRLAAVATAAPREPAAAPAGGGVPVHGFVRGAESAPVPRAAVTLISLTGRQLGRAVAQADGGYTVDTPGAGSYVLIASADGFQPQASTIVVHDEPVAFDILLSGTSGLSGVVRAAETTLPVKDAMVIVTDVRGDLLATGSTGEQGEFSFAELVPGVVTVAVNAAGFRPRALPVEVGGAGVTRIEVDLDSGAQLQGVVRAPHGPLADARVTLVDAAGNVVGTATTGADGAYAFTDLNSGEYTVIATGYPPVATALAVSGRGVDDHDIELAHPGE; encoded by the coding sequence ATGACGCACCGGCAGATCATGGAGGCGCTCTCCGGGCTGCTGCTCGGCATGTTCGTGGCGATCCTGTCGTCCACGATCGTCTCCAACGCCCTGCCGAAGATCATCGGTGACCTCGGTGGCGGCCAGTCCGCCTACACCTGGGTGGTCACCGCCGCCCTGCTGTCGATGACCGCCTCGACCCCCCTGTGGGGCAAGCTGGCGGACCTGTACAGCAAGAAGGCGCTCGTCCAGATAGCCCTGATCATCTACGTCGTGGCGTCGATGGCAGCCGGTCTGTCGCAGAACCCCGGCATGCTGATCGTCTGCCGCGTGGTCCAGGGCGTCGGCGTCGGCGGTCTGTCCGCCCTGGCGCAGATCGTCATGGCCGCGATGATCTCCCCGCGCGAGCGTGGCCGCTACTCCGGTTACCTCGGCGCCACCTTCGCCGTCGCCACCGTCGGCGGTCCGCTGCTCGGCGGTGTCATCACCGACACCTCGTGGCTGGGCTGGCGCTGGTGCTTCTACGTCGGCGTGCCCTTCGCGATCCTCGCCCTGGTCGTCCTCCAGAAGACCCTGCACCTGCCCGTCGTCAAGCGGGACGTGAAGGTCGACTGGGCCGGCGCGACCATGATCGCCGCGGCCGTCTCGCTGCTGCTGATCTGGGTCACCTTCGCCGGTGACAAGTACGACTGGCTGTCCTGGCAGAGCGCCGTCATGGTCGGCGGATCGATCGTCCTCGGCCTGCTGTTCGTGCTGATCGAGTCCCGGGCCGCCGAGCCGATCATCCCGCTGCGGCTGTTCCGCAACCGCACGATCACGCTGGCGTCGCTCGCCTCGCTCTTCGTCGGTGTCGCGATGTTCACCGGCACGGTCTTCTTCAGCCAGTACTTCCAGCTGGCCCGGGGCAAGACCCCGACCATGTCCGGTGTGCTGACCATCCCGATGATCGGCGGCCTGTTCGTCTCCTCCACCGTCTCCGGGCAGTTCATCACCCGCACCGGGCGCTGGAAGGCGTGGCTGGTCAGCGGTGGCGTGCTGGTGACGGCGGGCCTCGGCCTGCTGGGCACCATCCGGTACGACACGGACTACTGGAAGATGGCCATTTTCATGGCCCTGCTGGGTCTCGGCATCGGCATGATGATGCAGAACCTGGTGCTGTGCACGCAGAACCAGGTCGACCCGAGCGACCTCGGCTCGGCCAGCTCCACCGTCACCTTCTTCCGCTCGCTGGGCGGCGCGGTGGGCGTCTCCGCGCTCGGCGCGGTCCTGGCCCACCGGATCACCGACTACGTCAAGGACGGCCTGGCCGGACTCGACCCGAAGTACCAGGCCGCCATGGGCGGCTCGTCCACCGGCACCATCCCGGACGTCGCCAAGCTCCCGGCGCCGCTGCGCACGGTCATCGAGAGCGCCTACGGGCACGGCATCGCCGACATCTTCCTGATCGCCGGCTGCATGGCCGCCATCGCCTTCCTGATCACGCTGTTCATCAAGGAGGTCCCGCTGCGCACCCGGGGCGGTCTCGCGCAGTCCGCCGAGGGCGAGCCGGCCCCGGTCGACCCGGTGGCGGCCCCGGCCGTCGCCGAGGCCCAGGAGCAGGCCCCCCTCGCGGCCGCCGACCAGTTCGCGGCCCCGGCCGAGGACAAGGTGCCCAGCTGGGCCACGGCCGCCGCCACCACGGAGACCGGCCCCGAGGGCACCCAGCGGCTGGCCGCCGTCGCCACGGCGGCCCCGCGGGAGCCGGCCGCCGCCCCCGCGGGCGGCGGGGTCCCCGTGCACGGCTTCGTCCGCGGCGCCGAGAGCGCCCCGGTGCCCCGGGCCGCCGTCACGCTGATCTCGCTGACGGGCCGCCAGCTCGGCCGCGCGGTCGCACAGGCCGACGGCGGCTACACGGTGGACACGCCCGGCGCGGGCTCGTACGTCCTGATCGCCTCCGCCGACGGCTTCCAGCCGCAGGCGTCCACGATCGTCGTCCACGACGAGCCGGTGGCGTTCGACATCCTGCTCAGCGGCACCAGCGGACTGAGCGGTGTCGTGCGGGCCGCGGAGACGACCCTCCCGGTCAAGGACGCCATGGTGATCGTCACCGATGTGCGCGGCGATCTGCTGGCCACCGGGTCCACCGGTGAGCAGGGCGAGTTCTCCTTCGCCGAGCTGGTGCCGGGCGTGGTGACCGTCGCGGTGAACGCCGCCGGGTTCCGGCCGCGCGCGCTGCCCGTCGAGGTCGGCGGCGCCGGGGTCACCCGGATCGAGGTCGACCTGGACTCCGGCGCGCAGCTCCAGGGCGTCGTGCGGGCCCCGCACGGTCCGCTCGCGGACGCCCGCGTGACGCTGGTCGACGCGGCGGGCAACGTGGTCGGCACGGCCACCACCGGCGCGGACGGGGCGTACGCCTTCACCGACCTGAACAGCGGCGAGTACACCGTCATCGCGACGGGTTACCCGCCGGTGGCGACGGCGCTCGCGGTCTCGGGCCGCGGTGTCGACGACCACGACATCGAACTCGCCCACCCCGGCGAGTAG
- a CDS encoding YceI family protein, whose translation MGLTARIRTRDGWAVSHAVVTVTDMTGTQVLRAEADHEGAVRDTTELAPGAYTVIVTAVGYAPAAASAIVTASGRAEAGTVTLARQGGTELPPPGPWTIDPAHSSVAAVAQHLGISSVHGRFTEFGGTIEIAPDDVTKSRVEAVIRASSIDTGNGMRDGHLKSADFLDVERYPEITFRSTALTAAGSDRWTVSGELTMHGVVRPVDLDLAYLGTGADPWGGTRAAFRAVTELRREDFAMNYNQVLQAGIAAIGTTLKVELDIQAVQGDSLPAA comes from the coding sequence ATGGGACTGACCGCGAGGATCCGCACCCGGGACGGATGGGCCGTGTCGCACGCGGTCGTCACGGTGACCGACATGACCGGGACGCAGGTGCTGCGCGCCGAGGCCGACCACGAGGGCGCGGTGCGGGACACCACCGAGCTGGCGCCGGGGGCGTACACCGTCATCGTCACCGCCGTCGGGTACGCGCCGGCCGCCGCCAGCGCGATCGTCACCGCCAGCGGGCGGGCCGAGGCGGGCACGGTGACGCTGGCCCGCCAGGGCGGCACCGAGCTGCCGCCGCCGGGGCCGTGGACCATCGACCCGGCGCACTCCTCGGTGGCCGCGGTCGCCCAGCACCTGGGCATCTCCAGCGTGCACGGCCGGTTCACCGAGTTCGGCGGCACCATCGAGATCGCCCCCGACGACGTCACCAAGTCCCGGGTGGAGGCGGTCATCCGGGCCTCTTCCATCGACACCGGGAACGGCATGCGCGACGGCCATCTGAAGTCCGCGGACTTCCTGGACGTCGAGCGGTACCCGGAGATCACCTTCCGGAGCACCGCGCTGACCGCCGCCGGTTCGGACCGCTGGACGGTCAGCGGCGAGCTGACCATGCACGGCGTGGTGCGCCCGGTCGACCTCGACCTCGCCTACCTCGGCACCGGCGCCGACCCCTGGGGCGGCACCCGCGCCGCCTTCCGGGCCGTCACCGAACTGCGGCGCGAGGACTTCGCCATGAACTACAACCAGGTCCTCCAGGCGGGCATCGCCGCCATCGGCACCACCCTGAAGGTGGAGCTGGACATCCAGGCCGTGCAGGGCGACTCCCTGCCCGCGGCCTGA
- a CDS encoding PPOX class F420-dependent oxidoreductase, with the protein MAPSIATNTRVSREELLDFVRPRHRALLLTRRADGGPQASPLTCGVDGAGRIVVSTYPERAKTRNAKRDARVALVVLSDEWNGPWVQIDGTAEVVDAPDSVEPLVEYYRTIAGEHPDWDEYRQAMIGQGKSLIRITPERWGPVATGGFPARLAPREP; encoded by the coding sequence ATGGCACCCAGCATCGCGACCAACACCCGCGTCTCGCGCGAGGAACTCCTCGACTTCGTACGCCCCCGCCACCGCGCCCTGCTGCTGACCCGGCGCGCCGACGGCGGCCCGCAGGCCTCTCCGCTGACCTGCGGGGTGGACGGCGCCGGACGGATCGTCGTCTCCACCTATCCGGAGCGGGCCAAGACCCGCAACGCCAAGCGGGACGCCCGGGTGGCCCTCGTCGTGCTCAGCGACGAGTGGAACGGGCCCTGGGTGCAGATCGACGGCACCGCCGAGGTCGTGGACGCGCCGGACTCGGTCGAGCCGCTCGTGGAGTACTACCGCACCATCGCCGGTGAGCACCCCGACTGGGACGAGTACCGGCAGGCGATGATCGGCCAGGGCAAGTCGCTCATCCGGATCACTCCCGAGCGCTGGGGCCCGGTCGCCACCGGCGGCTTCCCGGCGCGCCTGGCGCCCCGGGAGCCGTAG
- a CDS encoding GAF and ANTAR domain-containing protein: protein MPKRFVVPASDFSELPRFSGGIELSEALTVAAQQLHDTDSPHNTMRAAVRLAVHLLPGAEYAGIAVLDRAAPPRTVAWSDDVVRAAGAPDGDGAQPPYWDGLWQAPVVRVTDSETEDGCAALAAAGLRSALALRLRAEKRRLTVLTAYSGKPRAFDATAVRVGRLFTAHVSLALDSATVREQLTEAMRTRDLIGQATGILMERLDIDAAEAFDSLVRASQRENVKLRDLARRLVDTKNAT from the coding sequence ATGCCGAAGAGGTTCGTGGTGCCTGCGTCCGACTTTTCTGAATTGCCCCGTTTTTCGGGGGGCATCGAGCTGTCCGAGGCCCTGACCGTGGCCGCTCAGCAGCTTCATGACACCGACAGCCCGCACAACACCATGCGCGCCGCCGTCCGGCTCGCCGTGCACCTGCTGCCGGGCGCCGAGTACGCGGGCATCGCGGTGCTCGACCGCGCGGCTCCGCCCCGCACGGTGGCCTGGAGCGACGACGTCGTACGCGCCGCCGGGGCCCCGGACGGCGACGGCGCCCAGCCGCCCTACTGGGACGGGCTGTGGCAGGCGCCCGTGGTGCGGGTGACCGACAGCGAGACCGAGGACGGCTGCGCGGCCCTGGCCGCCGCGGGGCTGCGCTCGGCGCTCGCGCTGCGGCTGCGCGCCGAGAAGCGGCGGCTGACGGTGCTCACCGCCTACTCCGGCAAGCCACGCGCCTTCGACGCCACGGCGGTCCGGGTGGGGCGGCTGTTCACCGCTCATGTGAGCCTCGCCCTGGACTCGGCGACCGTGCGCGAGCAGCTCACCGAGGCGATGCGCACCCGCGACCTGATCGGCCAGGCCACCGGCATCCTGATGGAGCGTCTGGACATCGACGCGGCCGAGGCGTTCGACAGCCTGGTGCGCGCCTCGCAGCGGGAGAACGTCAAGCTGCGCGACCTGGCCCGCCGCCTCGTCGACACGAAGAACGCCACGTGA